One Actinospica robiniae DSM 44927 genomic region harbors:
- a CDS encoding MarR family winged helix-turn-helix transcriptional regulator has translation MTLASDLESAGAPTDTARDTAKTAGAEPGLAELYLRTAHRIRRRSAPSYDQFGLTEAQARALRVISRYERPRMADLAQALEVVPRSITSMVDTLESAGFVARQNDPTDRRATIVVLTDAGEDVLSRVGRMRAEAAEQLFAKLGPAEQGELRRILEVLDAGEEPLPPRRAGGRPQGR, from the coding sequence ATGACCCTAGCGTCCGACCTTGAATCCGCAGGCGCTCCGACGGACACGGCGCGCGACACGGCGAAGACGGCGGGGGCGGAGCCGGGCTTGGCCGAGCTCTACCTGCGCACCGCGCACCGTATCCGACGGCGCTCGGCGCCCTCGTACGACCAGTTCGGCCTGACCGAGGCGCAGGCCAGGGCGCTGCGGGTGATCTCCCGCTACGAGCGGCCGCGGATGGCGGACCTGGCCCAGGCGCTCGAGGTGGTGCCGCGGTCGATCACGTCCATGGTGGACACGCTCGAGTCGGCCGGCTTCGTGGCCCGGCAGAACGACCCGACCGACCGCCGGGCGACCATCGTGGTGCTCACCGACGCCGGCGAGGACGTGCTCAGCCGAGTCGGGCGGATGCGCGCCGAGGCGGCCGAGCAGCTGTTCGCCAAGCTCGGGCCGGCCGAGCAGGGAGAGCTGCGGCGGATCCTCGAGGTGCTCGACGCGGGCGAAGAGCCGCTGCCGCCGCGCCGCGCGGGTGGACGACCGCAGGGTCGCTGA
- a CDS encoding GNAT family N-acetyltransferase produces MYQDTWIFARDIAEFDETAIPLLSADPAANTLLLTTFARLRRHGSHAFGEADPQLAVWFGGDGRPGGAVVRTPPFGYLLSHVPAEAAEAFAELMLAADTGLDGREVNLPDTVLEPFVAAWTARTGNQPRAAERQRLYRLERLVAPDPAPAGRIRPADSGDVPLVARFLEEFWAEVDYTQPPGSLVNPQRVAQARIEEGLFRVWCDGADRVVSLAGHAPIVAGAGRIGPVYTPKDARGQGYAGAATAAVCRALLDDGAEEVLLFTDLANPTSNALYQRLGFRPVGDRIRLELADRPAPGCGLIRR; encoded by the coding sequence ATGTACCAGGACACCTGGATCTTCGCGCGGGACATAGCCGAGTTCGACGAGACGGCGATTCCTTTGCTGTCCGCCGACCCGGCGGCGAACACCTTGCTGCTGACCACGTTCGCGCGGCTGCGCCGGCACGGATCGCACGCCTTCGGCGAGGCGGATCCGCAGCTCGCGGTGTGGTTCGGCGGGGACGGGCGGCCGGGCGGAGCGGTCGTGCGCACCCCGCCGTTCGGCTATCTGCTCTCGCACGTCCCGGCCGAGGCGGCGGAGGCGTTCGCGGAGCTGATGCTGGCCGCGGACACCGGGCTCGACGGCCGGGAGGTCAATCTGCCCGACACCGTGCTCGAGCCCTTCGTCGCCGCCTGGACCGCGCGCACCGGCAATCAGCCGCGGGCCGCGGAACGGCAGCGGCTGTACCGGCTCGAGCGGCTCGTCGCGCCGGATCCGGCGCCGGCCGGCCGGATCAGGCCGGCCGACTCCGGGGACGTGCCGCTGGTGGCGCGGTTCCTGGAGGAGTTCTGGGCCGAGGTGGACTACACCCAGCCGCCGGGCAGCCTGGTCAATCCGCAGCGCGTGGCCCAGGCCCGGATCGAGGAGGGCCTGTTCCGGGTCTGGTGCGACGGCGCGGACCGCGTGGTCTCCCTGGCCGGCCACGCCCCGATCGTGGCCGGGGCGGGCCGGATCGGGCCGGTCTACACGCCGAAGGACGCGCGCGGCCAGGGCTACGCGGGCGCCGCCACCGCGGCCGTCTGCCGCGCTCTGCTCGACGACGGCGCCGAAGAGGTCCTGCTGTTCACCGACCTGGCCAACCCCACCAGCAATGCGCTCTACCAGCGCCTCGGCTTCCGCCCGGTGGGCGACCGGATCCGGCTGGAGCTCGCGGACCGACCGGCGCCGGGATGCGGCCTGATCCGACGCTAG
- a CDS encoding glycosyltransferase, whose product MSATMRSGSGASLTAPDAAAAPARPQSPFTVLIPSRDEAENVEALLAGLAEALVGLPSARVLFVDDSTDGTDELIRALAPSTGLEIQVLHRESPGGGLGGAVAAGLSAAETPWCVVMDADLRHPPRLVPALVAEGERRDAQLVVGTRYRGGPRAEGSDTSIRPLISAACGLLARLSFPRILSGISDPMSGFFAVRRDLWESAELQPDGHKILLELAVRTRPSAVAELPCGFQPRREGTSKAGPLVGLRFLRNLTVLRASGTRAQMLAFGLIGASGLLPNLAVTWALVRWSGVGYVVAAILANQAAMLWNFLLIDLLLFHHRRSGHWAARLGRFTVLANFDLVGRIPLLSFLVRVAHLGPVWATGVTLLAASAVRFVVTDRALYRRKGEPAAVLEPVALAETAIEAG is encoded by the coding sequence ATGAGCGCCACCATGCGATCCGGTTCGGGCGCATCGCTCACCGCTCCGGATGCGGCAGCCGCGCCGGCCCGGCCGCAGAGCCCTTTCACGGTCCTGATCCCGAGCCGGGACGAGGCCGAGAACGTCGAAGCGCTGCTGGCCGGACTCGCCGAGGCCCTCGTCGGACTGCCGTCGGCCCGGGTGCTGTTCGTGGACGACTCCACCGACGGGACCGACGAGCTGATCAGGGCACTGGCACCGTCGACCGGCCTGGAAATCCAGGTGCTGCACCGGGAATCGCCGGGCGGCGGGCTCGGCGGGGCCGTGGCCGCCGGCCTGTCCGCGGCCGAGACGCCCTGGTGCGTGGTCATGGACGCGGACCTGCGCCACCCGCCGCGGCTGGTGCCCGCGCTCGTGGCCGAGGGCGAACGCCGCGACGCCCAGCTCGTGGTCGGCACCCGGTACCGCGGCGGGCCGCGGGCCGAGGGCTCCGACACATCCATACGCCCTCTGATATCGGCGGCCTGCGGCCTGCTGGCCCGGCTCTCCTTCCCCCGGATCCTGTCCGGCATCAGCGACCCGATGAGCGGTTTCTTCGCCGTCCGGCGCGACCTGTGGGAGTCCGCCGAGCTCCAACCGGACGGTCACAAGATCCTGCTGGAGCTGGCCGTGCGCACCCGCCCCAGCGCCGTCGCCGAACTGCCCTGCGGCTTCCAGCCGAGGCGCGAGGGCACCTCCAAGGCCGGCCCGCTCGTGGGCCTGCGCTTCCTGCGGAACCTGACCGTGCTGCGGGCCTCCGGCACCCGGGCCCAGATGCTCGCGTTCGGCCTCATCGGCGCCTCCGGCCTGCTGCCCAACCTCGCCGTCACCTGGGCGCTGGTGCGCTGGAGCGGGGTCGGCTACGTGGTCGCCGCGATCCTGGCCAACCAGGCCGCGATGCTGTGGAACTTTCTGCTGATCGACCTGCTGCTCTTCCACCACCGCCGGTCCGGCCACTGGGCCGCGCGGCTCGGCCGGTTCACCGTGCTGGCCAACTTCGATCTGGTCGGCCGGATCCCGCTGCTGTCGTTTCTGGTGCGGGTGGCGCACCTCGGGCCCGTCTGGGCCACCGGCGTCACACTGCTGGCGGCCTCGGCGGTCCGTTTCGTGGTGACCGACCGCGCGCTCTACCGCCGCAAGGGCGAGCCGGCCGCCGTGCTGGAGCCCGTCGCCCTGGCCGAGACCGCGATCGAGGCCGGGTGA
- a CDS encoding glycosyltransferase family 39 protein has protein sequence MTSDVLHRDRVDEEPESPGEPEEPEEQAGRLIAGEPARRFVWVALGLFALAVAMVFIAVVRAPEMSITDEAPHADYAYRASTLHFPAKGTLIAPEMNYESYCHDQAGLTGGAPCTGQPSFPTGVPQDYTFGDPPLYYVVTGLIARAVSPIMPGTHNFITAGRAVGALWLFLAMMVFYLALRRFRAAWQYAAAGAAFLPLVPGVLASTTQITSDAPAALSGALALLVLARYVVEKKTGWVLPLLATVFASATKTLNGMPMVIVAAVLGCIAISAARKRDWPAAKRAALVGSVIFVSFCAVYLVWTHWQNGRGVADWVNPNAANGVPIMGWTLGDILSNLFNTFQHLATMYQLQQQINGETVVIWATLLTVLFCAAPLMLMTASKSYSWGWMLGAATFVGVTSIAIVVELQVFTANDEYFVLVSARYALAFIPWVIACLAVVASRRRLLRTSTGFVVFGFVLMLLAEMEWFTMGPALTSNATLLVG, from the coding sequence ATGACGTCTGACGTACTTCACCGGGACCGAGTCGATGAGGAGCCGGAGTCTCCGGGCGAGCCGGAGGAGCCGGAGGAGCAGGCGGGCCGGTTGATCGCCGGGGAGCCGGCGCGGCGGTTCGTGTGGGTGGCGCTGGGGTTGTTCGCCCTCGCGGTCGCGATGGTGTTCATCGCGGTGGTGCGCGCGCCGGAGATGTCGATCACAGACGAGGCACCGCACGCGGATTACGCCTACCGCGCCTCGACGCTGCACTTCCCGGCCAAGGGCACGCTCATCGCGCCGGAGATGAACTACGAGTCGTACTGCCACGATCAGGCCGGCCTCACGGGCGGTGCCCCGTGCACCGGCCAACCCTCGTTCCCCACCGGGGTGCCGCAGGACTACACCTTCGGCGACCCGCCGCTCTACTACGTCGTGACCGGCCTGATCGCCCGCGCGGTCAGCCCGATCATGCCGGGGACGCACAACTTCATCACGGCCGGGCGGGCGGTCGGCGCGCTCTGGCTCTTCCTGGCGATGATGGTGTTCTACCTGGCGCTGCGCCGGTTCCGGGCGGCGTGGCAGTACGCGGCGGCGGGCGCGGCGTTCCTGCCGCTGGTGCCGGGGGTGCTGGCGTCCACGACGCAGATCACGAGCGACGCGCCGGCCGCGCTCTCGGGGGCGTTGGCCCTGTTGGTGCTGGCGCGCTACGTCGTCGAGAAGAAGACCGGCTGGGTGCTGCCGCTGCTGGCCACCGTCTTCGCCAGCGCCACCAAGACGCTCAACGGCATGCCGATGGTGATCGTGGCCGCGGTGCTCGGGTGCATCGCGATCTCGGCCGCGCGCAAGCGGGACTGGCCGGCGGCCAAACGCGCGGCGCTGGTGGGCTCGGTCATCTTCGTGTCCTTCTGCGCGGTCTATCTCGTCTGGACGCATTGGCAGAACGGGCGCGGCGTGGCGGACTGGGTGAACCCGAACGCGGCCAACGGCGTGCCGATAATGGGCTGGACGCTCGGCGACATACTCAGCAACCTGTTCAACACCTTCCAGCACCTGGCCACGATGTACCAGCTGCAGCAGCAGATCAACGGCGAGACCGTGGTGATCTGGGCGACGCTGCTGACGGTGCTCTTCTGCGCCGCGCCGCTGATGCTGATGACCGCGAGCAAGTCCTACTCCTGGGGCTGGATGCTGGGCGCGGCCACCTTCGTCGGGGTCACCTCGATCGCGATCGTGGTGGAGCTTCAGGTGTTCACGGCCAACGACGAGTACTTCGTCCTGGTCTCGGCCCGCTACGCGCTCGCCTTCATTCCGTGGGTCATCGCCTGTCTCGCGGTGGTCGCCAGCCGGCGCCGGCTGCTGCGCACGAGCACCGGCTTCGTCGTGTTCGGCTTCGTGCTGATGCTGCTGGCGGAGATGGAATGGTTCACCATGGGCCCGGCGCTGACCAGTAACGCGACCCTGCTCGTCGGCTGA
- a CDS encoding isocitrate lyase/PEP mutase family protein, giving the protein MTLHDKALAFSALHIPGSPLALANAWDVASARIVATTGAPAVATTSAGVAWGLGAADGDHLARDLMLDLVRRIADAVDVPVTADIESGFGATPAEVGETVGLVIAAGAVGVNIEDGRRDGSTPIRPVTEQVERLAAARAAADKVGVPLYLNARVDLYLRGVGEGSERLEETLARAEAYLAAGASGVFVPGVSSPQEISALTAGIGAPVNVLVQPQTPSVSELGRLGVARVSLGSAVAEAAYGLVRRAALELADAGTYASVRETMSYGEINALMMKR; this is encoded by the coding sequence ATGACTCTGCACGACAAAGCTCTGGCATTCTCCGCCCTGCACATTCCCGGCTCCCCGCTCGCCCTCGCCAACGCCTGGGACGTCGCCAGCGCCCGGATCGTGGCCACGACCGGCGCTCCGGCCGTGGCCACCACGAGCGCCGGCGTGGCCTGGGGGCTCGGCGCCGCGGACGGCGACCACCTGGCCCGCGATCTGATGCTGGACCTGGTCCGGCGCATCGCCGACGCGGTGGACGTGCCGGTGACGGCCGACATCGAGTCCGGCTTCGGCGCCACGCCCGCCGAGGTCGGCGAGACGGTCGGCCTGGTGATCGCGGCCGGGGCCGTGGGCGTGAACATCGAGGACGGCCGCCGGGACGGGTCCACCCCGATCCGGCCCGTGACCGAGCAGGTGGAGCGGCTGGCCGCGGCTCGCGCGGCGGCGGACAAAGTCGGGGTGCCGCTGTACCTCAACGCTCGGGTGGACCTCTACCTGCGCGGCGTCGGCGAGGGCTCCGAGCGGCTGGAGGAGACCCTGGCCCGCGCCGAGGCCTACCTGGCGGCGGGGGCGAGCGGCGTCTTCGTGCCCGGAGTCTCCTCGCCGCAGGAGATCTCGGCGCTGACCGCGGGGATCGGCGCGCCCGTCAACGTCCTGGTGCAGCCCCAGACGCCGAGCGTGTCCGAGCTCGGTCGGCTCGGCGTGGCCCGGGTCAGTCTGGGCTCGGCCGTGGCGGAGGCCGCTTACGGCCTGGTGCGGCGCGCCGCGCTGGAGCTGGCGGACGCCGGCACCTACGCCTCGGTACGCGAAACCATGTCCTACGGGGAGATCAATGCCCTCATGATGAAGAGGTAG
- a CDS encoding acetylxylan esterase, with product MALIDLSLDQLRDYRPERVEPEDFDQFWAQTLSAADAHPIAAAFEPVDTGLRLVSVDDVTFAGYDGQPIKGWLVRPAQAEGPLPCVVEFCGYGGGRGLPHEQLFWANAGYAHFLMDTRGQGGGWRVGHTPDDGADGAGPSINGYMTRGIQSPETYYYRRLFTDAVRAVQAARQHPAVDPARIITAGGSQGGGISLAVAGLVPDLAGVLADVPFLQHFRRATEITDGYPYKEIAAFLATQRDRVEQVFSTLSYFDGLNFATRANAPALYTVALMDDICPPSTVFASYNHYAGPKEISVFPYNGHEGGGPFNAPSQLEFVRKLLKDQAVSSN from the coding sequence ATGGCACTGATCGATCTGAGTCTGGACCAGCTGCGCGACTACCGCCCGGAGCGCGTCGAGCCCGAGGACTTCGACCAGTTCTGGGCGCAGACGCTCTCCGCCGCGGACGCCCACCCGATCGCCGCCGCCTTCGAGCCGGTGGACACCGGTCTGCGGCTGGTGTCCGTGGACGACGTCACGTTCGCCGGCTACGACGGCCAGCCGATCAAGGGCTGGCTGGTGCGCCCGGCCCAGGCCGAGGGCCCGCTGCCCTGCGTCGTCGAGTTCTGCGGCTACGGCGGCGGCCGCGGCCTGCCGCACGAGCAGCTGTTCTGGGCCAACGCCGGCTACGCCCACTTCCTGATGGACACCCGCGGCCAGGGCGGCGGCTGGCGGGTCGGGCACACCCCGGACGACGGCGCGGACGGCGCGGGCCCGAGCATCAACGGGTACATGACCCGCGGCATCCAGTCCCCGGAGACGTACTACTACCGCCGGCTGTTCACCGACGCGGTGCGCGCGGTGCAGGCAGCCCGGCAGCACCCCGCCGTCGACCCGGCTCGCATCATCACGGCCGGCGGCAGCCAGGGCGGCGGGATCTCGCTGGCCGTGGCGGGCCTGGTGCCGGACCTCGCCGGCGTGCTCGCCGACGTGCCGTTCCTGCAGCACTTCCGCCGCGCCACCGAGATCACCGACGGATACCCGTACAAGGAGATCGCGGCCTTCCTGGCCACCCAGCGCGACCGGGTCGAGCAGGTCTTCAGCACCCTGTCGTACTTCGACGGCCTCAACTTCGCCACCCGCGCCAACGCCCCCGCGCTCTACACCGTCGCGCTGATGGACGACATCTGCCCGCCCTCGACGGTCTTCGCGTCCTACAACCACTACGCGGGCCCGAAGGAGATCTCGGTCTTCCCGTACAACGGCCACGAAGGCGGCGGCCCGTTCAACGCCCCCAGCCAGCTCGAGTTCGTGCGCAAGCTGCTCAAGGACCAGGCCGTGTCTTCGAACTAG
- a CDS encoding response regulator, with product MLVVDDSEVIRQLIAVNLELEGFEVFLAEDGQDCLEQLRSLVPDAITLDVVMPRLDGFATLARLRGAAATRELPVVMVTACAQECDLVRGRELGVQAYLTKPFDPQELVRTVRKVVFSRASAFPAGARLPDTSYK from the coding sequence GTGCTGGTGGTGGACGACAGCGAGGTGATCCGGCAGCTGATCGCGGTGAACCTGGAGCTCGAGGGCTTCGAGGTGTTCCTGGCCGAGGACGGGCAGGACTGCCTCGAGCAGCTCCGCTCGCTCGTGCCGGACGCGATCACCCTGGACGTCGTGATGCCGCGGCTCGACGGCTTCGCCACGCTGGCGCGGCTGCGCGGCGCGGCGGCGACGCGCGAGCTGCCGGTGGTCATGGTGACGGCGTGCGCGCAGGAGTGCGACCTGGTGCGGGGGCGGGAGTTGGGCGTGCAGGCGTATCTGACCAAACCGTTCGATCCGCAGGAGCTGGTCCGTACGGTCCGGAAGGTAGTCTTCAGTCGGGCTTCAGCTTTTCCGGCCGGGGCCCGCCTTCCCGACACTTCCTACAAATAG